AACCAAACACATTTAGGTCGTGGTTTTATTACCTGATTTTGCATATGTCATGGGCTTCAGCTTCGCAAGGCATTTCTTTTTGACAAGATGGATACATCAACTTCTGCTAGGAAGGAATTATTAAAATTAGCATGCTCTAAGTTGAAAAATTAGTTTGTTTAAACTTACTGTTAATTTGCTATTCAGAAATGTGCTTGTCAAAGGTGGCGATCTTCCTGATTCATCGGATGCTgttgatatttttttcaatGGTAAGCTTCTACTCTTTAGAATCGTACAGCAATTATGATAATGTATGTGTGAACAGTTAAATTTAAGAACAAACTCAattttataattgatttttGCAGGTCAGGACTTCTATGAGCTGCGATCTTCCCGCATTAAAACTCGCAACACTCATGGTACTGGTTGCAGCCTGGCATCTTGTATAGCAGCTGAGCTGGCAAAAGGTTCACCAATGCTACAAGCTGTTAAGGTGACTGCTTATCTTTTATTTCTAATTCCAAGTTAAGTTATAATACCTATTTGATGCGGGGACATTTAGTGACAAAATAtctttgtttttggttggtgagtgaatattgaCTGAGCACTACTTAGCAATGAATGTATTTTGAATTAGTGAAacattgttagtttgtaattttcCACTAAGGTGCGGACAGTGAGACAAGAGTTGCAATGTGGAATTAATGGTTGGCAACCAAGATATGAAATATTTGTCAGGTAGAACATCCTGTGATGAGGATATTAAGATGGATTTTTTAGGTTGGAAAATGTTTTATGCATTGATAAAAGATAATGTGTgcgatggtttttttttaaaaaaattttatttatttatttttcatttccaaATAATAGGAAAGTGATATAATGGAGAATGGTTATAAGATTAGCATGCTAGTAAGGGTGAAGACAGGTTCCCTTTATAGGGAGGACTAGAATCCTGGCAGGAGAAGAGAGAGGAGGGGTTACAATGTCCACATGCTTTACCATCCCATTGGATATAATTTTGTGTAGAAAAGACATTGAGGAGGATAATGTCAAACTCCTTTGCTGGGAATTAACAGATAAAAATAAGGTTGTACGCATGGCtctaaatagtttttttttactagtgACCTCCTTtttatgaggcgtggtcctTGCATGGCTCTAAATAgtaaggggttggctcaagtggtaacggtcttggtctttgtggtagtcctaTGATGTCTAAGGTTCGAATTTTCTTAGGTGCAAACAATTTCTTGGAGCCAGCCCACTAACGAAGTTGTAGTATTACCCGATCCATGTGGAGGGGGTGTTTTATACGGGTTCGAGGTTCACCTGACagggtgggtacacgaagtggctTTGCTTTGGAGGGGTTTCTcgtcattaaaaataaaaaaataaaaaataaaaaataaaaataaaaataaaaaataaaaaataaaaaataaaaaataaaaaataaaaaataaaaaataaaaaataaaaaataaaagaagatagaaattttttattttcccatTTTTGTGTTGGGTCCACTCTAATCACATTCAATTCACATGGCCAGAGTTCTTATTGGTCTTGTTTTGCTTATTTATTAGTGAGCTTTAAAATCTGAAATGTGTTTGACCTTTTGGATTCTGCTTGAACCTTGATGTTAGCCTAACTTTTATTCGTCTCCCATGTGTTATTCCTGATGCTCGTGTTTTAAAATAATAGGGGATCAGCATATCAGTTCTTATTTATCTGAGTTTTGGCAGGTTGCTAAACGCCATGTTGAGACTGCTTTGGATTACAGCAAAGACTTTGTCATTGGAAATGGGGCCCAAGGCCCCTTTGACCTCCTATTTAGGCTTAAGAGTTACGTTCAAAATTCTTGGAGGCAAGTGGGATTTAATCCAAGTGACTTGTTCTTGTATGCTGTTACAGACTCTAGGATGAATAAAAAGTGGGGACGTTCTATTGCAGATGCTGTTGGAGCTGCCATAGAAGGAGGTGCTACCATTGTTCAATTGAGGTTTGTTGCTCTTGATATACTTGCTCAATTATGCATATTATAGTTGTTATATAGTGTAGGCTTTATACGACACAGTTGGGAGCATGATAAGAGAGATTTATTTCGATTTTTCGTCAAAGCCTAAGTTTCTTAGAGGGAAACAAGGAAAAACCTCTTCTTGGGTGCTGAGATAAGCAAAACCCTAGAGTCCTCCAAGCAATTAAGAATAAGCGTCGTACAATGATTTCATTGATTTATTGATAGTAATAAGAATAGGCTCTTAAGATGATTTCATTATCTTCTATTTATAAGAAGACAATACcctaaaaatcttttttttttcctttttgacaAAACCCTAAAACTCTAGAAAATTAATCATGAACTTTGAGAAGAATCCTTTCcacatataataaaatttaactaaaaagactcaaatacccATAAATATCTTAATATAAACTAGACTACACACTATCATAAGCAGCACCACTGCAGTACCCATGTACATCGCAATTTTTCATCCTAGATTGTGTCCTGTGTCAGTTCTCTCTGGATTTTTAAGAGAACTCATCCTCGAGTCTGGCTTCTACCTTCTGAATCTGTTGGAATTTCAAGCAACACTTTCTATCCCTTCTTTCTACAATGTCTGACACGAATGAATAATTTACTCCTTCACCTTATTACACTTATAATAAGTCTTCTACATTATTGAAAAATCAACGTGTTGCTCTTTATTTGACTATGTGAACTGTCTTTTGTTGAAAGAAGAATCAATATAGCCATCATTCGACGTCATATGCTTTCTTCTAAAAGCTGTATCAGGcccatcttttttttattttttatttttataagtaatgtcaaattttattaaaaaaggcATGAGGCACTCCTAAGaatacagggagtatacaaaaggaacacCTAGAAAGAGGGAAACAAAGACCCACAAAAACCCGAAACAACACCCACAGCGAATTCTCTTGCTACAGTCTTTCAAGATCTGATCATgtatcatttctttattttcagaGAATTAAGATTCTTATGATGCAATATTATTCCAATGGAAGAATTATTAGAGGACACTTATTTCCAAGTGAAACTGTCACCTTTACTGGAACCGGTGTTGCAGGAGAAGGCCCAGGGAATAATTCTGGTTAGGGGGTACTTAGTGGTACTGTTCACACAGTAGGGTAACAGCCTAATTTattttaggttattttttttaagtaatttattttAGGTTATTTAGCAgtatttgagtccttttgatttatttaattatccaTGATTAGGATTAGTCTAAATCAAGGATTATGGGTAATTGCTTCTAGGTTTTACggtattttcttcctttatataTTAGAGTATGAAGTCCTTGTAGCAGCTTCACTCTTATTACCAACAGAAAATTAGCTCTTCGCTTAACAGTTTTCTTAAGATTTATAGGGTTTTGCTAGTTTCAGCACCCTAAAAAGGGTTTTCCTTCGTTTCTGTGCAAGAAATTAGGCCTTGATGGACAATCAAAATAAATCCTTGTCTCCTTCCCAACTACGTCAATTAGTTATTTGGAATTTCAATGAACAAATAGTGGGGTATTTAATCAACACATATACGCTGGTTTAATTgattgaaattatatttattagaTATTTTCCTCTCTTACCTTATTGTTGAAggttttatcttttatctttttatcaGTGTATATGCAATTAcattttgttttggaaagagaCCTTCTGGGCATTTTCCCAACATCATACCTTAACCTCAGTTGGGACATATTGTGTACAAACTTGGCTCTTAATTTGCAATGCACCATCTTTTCTAGTTTCTCCACGAACTTTCACTCCATTAGAGAAATGTTAATTAAAATGCTTCTGCAGTTAtatctttctttaaaaaaaatatttcatcgACTTCATGGAAAGATTTGCCGGGCAAATTATTGATGATAGTTTAGGATTTTCTTCTTCACACTTCTCCCCCATccaggaaaaaggaaaataagggCGCTGCCTTTAATCTGAGTAGCAAGCTTCAAACCATCATATAGTTCACTTCCACACATTTCATGACCGTTGAATGCCATCTGAGTAGTTGATGGTGCACACATGTCTAAGAGAGTAGGGGGTACctataaattaaaatgttttctacTTTCTTAGCTTGATCTACACAGGTAAGGGGTTGCCTGTGCAAAACGTTTTGCATATTAACAGAATGTTTTTGTtactttcaatattttaatttggcAGGGAAAAGGATGCTGGAACGCAGGATTTTTTGGAAGCAGCGAAAGCATGTCTCAAAAtttgccgttcacatggaataCCTCTACTGATAAATGACCGCATTGATGTTGCCATTGCTTGTGATGCTGATGGAGTGCATGTTGGTCAGTCAGACATGCCTGCTCGTGTAGCCCGCACTCTTCTTGGCCCTGAAAAGATCATTGGTGTATCGTGCAAGACGACAGAGCAAGCCCATCAAGCATGGATAGACGGGGCCGATTACATTGGTTGCGGTGGCGTATATCCAACTAATACGAAGGCAAACAATCTCACTGTTGGCCTGGATGGGTTGAAGGCTGTTTGTGTGGCTTCCAAGTTGCCTGTGGTTGCAATCGGTGGTATTGACGCTTCAAATGCATgttctgtgatgcaaattggtGTACCAAATCTGAAAGGAGTTGCCGTTGTGTCGGCTCTTTTCGATCGGGAATCCATTCTCGCGGAGACTAGGAAGTTGCATGTAGTGTTAAAGGAGGCAGCATCAATGTCAGTACAGATCGCATTGAAATGAGGCTTTTTCGATATCACAACTAGAAAGAATTTGTGGCTCAAGGCTGGTTTTTTCGGTTATATTAGAGGAGTTCATAGTCCAAAGAAAATACATTAGTTAGTTGTTTTAGCCGCAAATATTCATACTATCTAATAATGGGCATCAATGCCAGGCTTGCGTGGATGCCCAAGGGTTTCTGTTTAGGTCGATAAAAGGCAAGTTGCTGCCTTTGAGCCAACCAATCCAAATTTTTTACCATTCGGTCATTATGTTTATTTTGTAAAAGATGAATGAGTTCATGAGGAATTTTATGTGCGTTTTGCTTTGACAGATTTACTATTCTACTCACTCGGCTTTTATGTTTCTGTGAGCAGACAcagttccatttttttttttcttcgatgggtaaaaaaaaaaaaacagcactatacgaaaataaaaaattacagaatTCAAAATACgaaagaccaaaaaaaagaaaaaaaaatcttgacatCAATCTAGTCAAAACTCGAGGGGATTCTCGAAGGCGGATAAGGCAATTGAGAAGCTGCCAGTGAAGCTAGTTGCATCGGCCCATGGTGAACAGTGTaagtattaacaaaaaaaattctttttaactTAGTACCAGTCCAGCATATAAGGGAGTTGGCGAAACTAAGAGATAGATGTATAGTGGCATAGGAGATGCCATTTGGGGTGGTAAGGTAGAAAACTACATAGATCAGATTTTTTCGAGGTCCAAATTTGGATATGAAATTTCTAGTAGACCAAAAGGGTTCTACAAAGGAGAGCCGAAAGAGATTTGATGTACAAGACCAAAAGGAGTGGTGGCATGTGTACCCACGAGTGCCACAACAGCATGTGGGGTACACGCGCGAGGGCGGGGCATGGTGGATGGTTGAGGGTAGGCCAGCGATGAAGGAGGAGGCGTGCGTGGATTGGTGGAGGTTGTGGGTATGCGGTAGATCTAATCTCTAATAACCCAAACAAAAGGCTAGAAAAACTAAAGaggaagacaaaagaaaaatgaagtaATAAAGAGGAGATGGGGAAGAGCAAAAAGGGGTACATGGTGGAGAGATAGATCTACGCAAAGGGatttgggggggtggggggggtgtTGTTGGGTTTGTAAGGGGGTAGATACTAAAATGGAAAATACATAGCTATTCGAGAGACCCAATCTCTCCAAAGGTAAGCTACAATATCATTCAAGTTTGCCTTTTCCTTCATTCCTAATAGTTCTTATATAAACTACTCGGTTGGAATATTCCTAACCGTCTCGCAACCATTCTCTAGCAACTTAGCCGTAAAAGATACCCACTAGGGTAGAAAAGTAAAATAACCAAGGAAATAACAACTACAGGAATCCTTCTAGAATTCTCTAGCTAACTCAACCCAATCCATTCCACGTCACCCTTCTCCTACACTCTGGCTAAGGGTTGAGAATGATCCACGGTGGACCCGTGATAGGTTTCATCGATAAAGCGTTTGACAGATTTCCATCTTGACTCTTGATGAAGGCAACCTCTTTCGAAAAGCAAAACAATCATCAAGAGACACATTTCCATCTTAACTCTTGATGATTGTTTTGCTTTTCAATTGCTTAACTTCATAGGAAagtgatgcaatcaaataatataatgaacaaaggaaaagggatatgggctacttcgagagagctgTGACCTCCGAGATACCAGCAAAGGTTTTTGGTTAGATTATAATTcagcatgatattttatttattagggttacacttatataggagatggctaggtcataagacataaccgtTAGGTTTAGCCGTCATTACATTATGCAGAAAAATTAACTAGGaaggaaataaactaatggaaatacattccttattagctaaaacatgtaggaaaataaaatatgggtATTCTACTCCTTATTCACTGCTATCTTAGGGATTCGGTATTGCCATGTGTGCTGCTACGTAAGCCCAAAAATTCTGAACGTATCAAAAAGGTGCTGCCTTTTGGCATTTGAATACCAGAAAGAGCTACAAGGGAGGATCTTTCCCATCTTAATCCGAATGGAAGAGAGAATGTGGGATTCTATGTGAATGCTTCCAAAGACAAGTTGGAAAGTGGCTCATTTAGCTAAAGCATGTGCACGAAAAATTGGCACATCTAGAAACTTTCAAAGCAGACCAGCTTTGAAAAGAGGATAGCTAATGTCAGATACAATACTAGAAAAAGACCTTAAATGGATTATTAACAGCTAATAAAACCAGAAGCGCATCCCCCTCAAGGAAGAAGTTGCCACATCCACAAGATACAACCAACTGAGTGGCTAAAAGATCAGCAAAAGCCTCTCCTTGAAGAAAATCAATGGAGGGGAGCTTATGCATAGCCGCCAAGACAATATTACCCGAGGAATCACTAATAACAGCAACTGGCACAACAAAAGAGTTGCGAACCACCACATCAAAATTGCCTTTAACACTACCCATCAAAGGCGGAAACCAAAGGGAAGGCATGTTTGCAGCGTGCCAGGTCGATAGATGAAGCTCAAGGGACGTAGAAACTTGCTTGATAGCCTTGGTCGAAACGTGAACCAAATCTTCATGGATAAGTTTGCTATTAGAAAACCAAATATAATCCAAGATAATAGCAgcaaataactgaaatttagaAGCTTCTTTCCTAGGAATAGCAAGAATCCAATATGAAATTGGCATAGTAGAAAAACCAGAAGTTATAATCGACCAAGAACTCCAAAAAATACTAGCGAAATCACAGTCCAGGAAAATGTGACCCAAGGTCTCAAGAGTACCTTTACAGAGTGGGCAGAACCAAGTATCATCCTCGACAGAAGTAACAAAACGACCAATATTGGCTCGAGAAGGCAAAAGATCTCAAGCAATATTCCAAAGAAAATGTTTAAGCCAAGCTTGAAGTTTAAGACTCCATAGGGAATGCCAGGCTTCCGAGGAGAGAGGAGAGGCTCTGCCATACCAAGAAAAAGGCACCTCATGCACAGACTTCACCGAGAAAAGACCAGACGAAGCAAGACCCCAGCACCACTTATCCTAACTACTGATCTAAGAAAGATGAATACTAAGAATGCATTGGACCGTAGAAGGATAAAAAAGATCAAAAAGCAGCTATGAATTCCAAACTCTTTCACCTGGCAGAATAAGACCAGCAACAGAAAAATCAAGGAGATCAACCAAATTAGCATTCGGCCTAGGCTTGTAATTTAGCATCAAAGGAATCCATGGAGAATCCCAAACATCAACATTAGTACCACATGATGGAAATACTGGCCTCTTTTTCCATAAGCTTTCTATTCTTCAGCAATCCCTTCCAAAGCCAATAACACAAAGGATTAGGAGTAGCTTTCAAAAAAGAAACTCCATGCTTGAGATACTTACCTCGAAGGGCATCAACCCAAAGGAGGGGTTGGTTAGTAATCAACTTCCAATCAAGCCTAGcaacaaataattatttagaAAGTCCATAAACCCTTAAGAGCCT
The sequence above is drawn from the Alnus glutinosa chromosome 11, dhAlnGlut1.1, whole genome shotgun sequence genome and encodes:
- the LOC133882568 gene encoding thiamine biosynthetic bifunctional enzyme TH1, chloroplastic isoform X2: MANAHTLPTSCLFNKEDRAPMISNHSKMKIPHVLTVAGSDSGAGAGIQADIKACAARGVYCSTVITAITAQNTVGVQGVNVVPEDFVGEQLKSVLSDMQVDVVKTGMLPSIGIVNVLNQSLREFPVQALVVDPVMVSTSGDALAGPSILAGFREELFPMADIITPNLKEASALLGGQQLETVSDMRSAAKLLHDMGPRNVLVKGGDLPDSSDAVDIFFNGQDFYELRSSRIKTRNTHGTGCSLASCIAAELAKGSPMLQAVKVAKRHVETALDYSKDFVIGNGAQGPFDLLFRLKSYVQNSWRQVGFNPSDLFLYAVTDSRMNKKWGRSIADAVGAAIEGGATIVQLREKDAGTQDFLEAAKACLKICRSHGIPLLINDRIDVAIACDADGVHVGQSDMPARVARTLLGPEKIIGVSCKTTEQAHQAWIDGADYIGCGGVYPTNTKANNLTVGLDGLKAVCVASKLPVVAIGGIDASNACSVMQIGVPNLKGVAVVSALFDRESILAETRKLHVVLKEAASMSVQIALK
- the LOC133882568 gene encoding thiamine biosynthetic bifunctional enzyme TH1, chloroplastic isoform X1, with product MANAHTLPTSCLFNKGFQQSWGLSLPFTYSRINQSFQTRIFVEMQEDRAPMISNHSKMKIPHVLTVAGSDSGAGAGIQADIKACAARGVYCSTVITAITAQNTVGVQGVNVVPEDFVGEQLKSVLSDMQVDVVKTGMLPSIGIVNVLNQSLREFPVQALVVDPVMVSTSGDALAGPSILAGFREELFPMADIITPNLKEASALLGGQQLETVSDMRSAAKLLHDMGPRNVLVKGGDLPDSSDAVDIFFNGQDFYELRSSRIKTRNTHGTGCSLASCIAAELAKGSPMLQAVKVAKRHVETALDYSKDFVIGNGAQGPFDLLFRLKSYVQNSWRQVGFNPSDLFLYAVTDSRMNKKWGRSIADAVGAAIEGGATIVQLREKDAGTQDFLEAAKACLKICRSHGIPLLINDRIDVAIACDADGVHVGQSDMPARVARTLLGPEKIIGVSCKTTEQAHQAWIDGADYIGCGGVYPTNTKANNLTVGLDGLKAVCVASKLPVVAIGGIDASNACSVMQIGVPNLKGVAVVSALFDRESILAETRKLHVVLKEAASMSVQIALK